In Eublepharis macularius isolate TG4126 chromosome 4, MPM_Emac_v1.0, whole genome shotgun sequence, the following are encoded in one genomic region:
- the NHP2 gene encoding H/ACA ribonucleoprotein complex subunit 2, whose amino-acid sequence MGRSKCRESGEALEPEAAPERSYQELVENVNAIARPLASRKLTRKLYKCIKKAAKQKQIRRGVKEVQKFINKGEKGITVLAGDTLPIDVYCHIPIMCEDRSLPYVYIPSKTDLGAAAGSKRPTCVIMIKPHEEYQEAYDECLEEVEALPLPL is encoded by the exons ATGGGTCGAAGCAAGTGCCGGGAGTCTGGAGAAGCGCTGGAGCCGGAGGCAGCCCCGGAGCGATCCTACCAAGAGCTGGTGGAGAACGTGAATGCGATTGCGCGGCCGCTGGCCTCGCGGAAGCTCACGCGCAAACTGTACAAGTGCATCAAGAAAG CGGCGAAGCAGAAACAGATCCGGCGAGGCGTGAAAGAGGTCCAGAAATTCATCAACAAAGGCGAGAAAGG GATTACAGTCCTTGCAGGCGACACATTACCTATTGATGTTTACTGTCACATACCCATCATGTGTGAAGACAGGAGCCTTCCATACGTCTATATTCCCTCCAAAACG GACTTGGGAGCAGCTGCAGGTTCAAAACGCCCAACCTGTGTGATTATGATCAAGCCGCATGAAGAATACCAAGAAGCTTATGATGAATGCTTGGAAGAGGTGGAGGCTCTTCCTCTCCCCTTGTGA